From the genome of Leptolyngbya iicbica LK, one region includes:
- a CDS encoding DUF4129 domain-containing protein: MAEASSIQQSSLPWQLRQAGKNLSEWIQLRLSQWEAEDTGPPPNFEFPAWLGQFLFWLLVIGVVGWLAWLIVQLLDNYLGERSDRPASPKVDFIPPPEQHTVAAWLRRAQQFEREGNWREACRALYMAALQLLHDREWIPHQPSRTDGEYLRAVQTLQRPRPLQMLIRTHERSLFGGEPLAADNVQRCRQAYEEIAQR; encoded by the coding sequence ATGGCAGAGGCCTCCTCCATCCAGCAAAGTAGCTTGCCCTGGCAATTGCGGCAGGCGGGTAAAAATCTGTCGGAATGGATTCAGTTGCGGCTGTCGCAATGGGAAGCAGAAGACACTGGCCCCCCGCCAAACTTTGAATTTCCGGCTTGGTTAGGGCAATTTTTATTCTGGCTATTGGTCATCGGGGTGGTCGGCTGGTTGGCGTGGTTGATCGTGCAATTGTTGGATAACTATCTCGGAGAGCGGAGCGATCGCCCCGCATCGCCCAAAGTTGACTTTATTCCCCCCCCCGAACAACACACCGTGGCGGCTTGGCTGCGGCGTGCCCAGCAGTTTGAGCGCGAGGGCAACTGGCGCGAGGCCTGTCGGGCGTTATACATGGCGGCTTTGCAACTGCTCCACGATCGCGAGTGGATTCCCCATCAACCGAGCCGCACCGATGGTGAGTATTTGCGCGCCGTTCAAACGTTGCAGCGCCCCCGCCCGCTACAAATGCTGATTCGCACCCACGAGCGATCGCTGTTTGGCGGCGAGCCCCTAGCGGCGGATAACGTTCAGCGCTGTCGCCAAGCCTATGAGGAGATTGCCCAGCGATGA
- a CDS encoding DUF4350 domain-containing protein, producing the protein MSAVPLLKNRYVRLAIVALVLLFFGLVLLAPATGQKTSGSTYNRAPEGYLGWYAYMETQGTPVQRWRRPVAELLEQPSGDGPQTLIRIYPGMVDAYQAWDRNWLDPWLAAGNTFIALGVDAAIVEAPFTSRLASEFGEVVIKTRRRTNLAMNSDRNLLGDAYGAVVWERTDNENGRFVVALTPHLAANAYQAEPGNYAFLADLAAQAGGPIWVDEYLHGFKEADVIVAETVNTWGAYLARTPVKIALIQMAIVLAIFLLAQNRRLGNLSTVKRPPVDNSQAYIEALAAVLHKAESTAFLVAMLTKAERSRLQAALGFHTANIDDRTLQDAWTQQTGQSPDLLTSLTAPPSPTKGADTALKRWLETLHRIRQTPIR; encoded by the coding sequence ATGAGTGCCGTCCCCCTGTTGAAAAATCGCTACGTGCGCCTGGCGATCGTGGCGCTGGTGTTGCTGTTTTTCGGACTGGTGTTACTCGCGCCCGCCACCGGACAAAAGACCAGCGGCTCGACCTATAACCGCGCCCCCGAGGGCTATTTGGGCTGGTATGCCTATATGGAAACCCAGGGCACGCCAGTGCAGCGCTGGCGGCGGCCAGTGGCGGAGTTGCTAGAGCAGCCGTCCGGGGATGGCCCGCAAACCTTGATCCGTATTTATCCCGGTATGGTGGACGCTTACCAAGCGTGGGATCGCAACTGGCTGGATCCTTGGTTAGCCGCGGGCAACACATTCATCGCCCTAGGCGTGGATGCCGCGATAGTTGAAGCCCCCTTTACGTCGCGACTGGCGAGCGAGTTTGGGGAGGTGGTGATCAAAACTCGGCGGCGAACCAACCTGGCCATGAATAGCGATCGCAACCTATTGGGCGATGCCTACGGGGCCGTCGTGTGGGAGCGAACGGATAACGAAAATGGGCGCTTTGTGGTGGCCCTGACGCCGCACCTGGCGGCGAATGCGTACCAAGCAGAACCGGGCAACTACGCTTTTTTGGCCGACCTAGCGGCCCAGGCGGGCGGCCCCATTTGGGTGGATGAATACCTGCACGGCTTTAAGGAAGCGGATGTCATTGTCGCCGAAACGGTCAACACCTGGGGCGCGTACCTGGCCCGCACGCCCGTCAAAATTGCGTTGATTCAAATGGCCATCGTGCTAGCGATTTTCTTGCTGGCGCAAAATCGGCGGTTGGGCAATCTCTCCACCGTCAAACGCCCCCCGGTGGATAACAGCCAAGCTTATATTGAGGCGCTGGCAGCAGTGTTGCACAAGGCAGAAAGCACGGCCTTTCTGGTGGCGATGCTGACCAAAGCGGAGCGATCGCGGTTGCAAGCGGCCCTCGGCTTTCACACGGCCAATATTGACGACCGCACCTTGCAAGACGCCTGGACCCAGCAAACGGGCCAATCGCCAGACCTACTGACATCGTTGACGGCTCCCCCTTCCCCCACCAAAGGGGCAGATACCGCCCTCAAGCGTTGGCTCGAAACCTTGCACCGCATTCGCCAAACGCCCATTCGCTAG
- a CDS encoding AAA family ATPase, producing MNDLQGQIRQIGQTLSQVVVGQTDVIDQLLVALLSGGHVILEGVPGTGKTLMVKVLARLIQADFCRIQLTPDILPSDILGTNVFDLNTRDFTLKKGPVFTQVLLADEVNRTPPKTQAALLEAMEEQQVTLDGTGHTLPDLFWVIATQNSLEFEGTYPLPEAQLDRFLFKLLVNYPDPQAEKQMLKNTQSGFEARRLNIQNLKAIASEKAILAARQAVKQIKVEEQILDYLLALTQKTRQSRDLSLGASPRSSVSWLQASKAHAWLHGQDYVTPDNVKAIAPPLLRHRLILGPEAQLDGLTTDAVITALLQQVPVPR from the coding sequence ATGAATGATCTCCAAGGGCAAATTCGTCAAATTGGTCAAACCCTGAGCCAAGTGGTGGTAGGGCAAACCGACGTGATTGATCAACTGCTGGTGGCCCTGCTATCCGGGGGGCACGTCATTTTAGAAGGCGTCCCGGGCACAGGCAAAACCCTGATGGTCAAGGTCTTGGCGCGGCTGATTCAGGCGGACTTTTGTCGCATTCAGTTGACGCCCGACATCTTGCCCTCCGACATCCTGGGCACAAATGTGTTTGACCTCAACACCCGCGACTTCACCCTCAAAAAAGGCCCTGTTTTTACCCAAGTCTTACTCGCCGACGAGGTCAACCGCACCCCGCCAAAAACCCAGGCCGCCCTGCTCGAAGCGATGGAAGAGCAGCAGGTCACCCTGGACGGCACCGGCCACACGCTGCCCGATCTCTTTTGGGTCATCGCCACCCAAAACTCCCTCGAATTTGAAGGCACCTATCCCTTGCCTGAGGCTCAGCTCGATCGCTTCCTCTTCAAACTGTTGGTCAACTATCCCGACCCCCAAGCCGAAAAGCAGATGCTGAAAAATACCCAGTCTGGATTTGAAGCACGGCGCCTCAATATCCAAAACCTCAAAGCGATCGCCAGCGAAAAGGCCATCCTCGCGGCGCGGCAAGCGGTGAAACAAATCAAAGTCGAAGAGCAAATTTTGGACTATCTGCTCGCCCTCACTCAAAAAACCCGCCAGTCTCGCGATCTCTCCCTCGGCGCGTCGCCCCGGTCTTCGGTGAGTTGGTTGCAGGCCAGCAAAGCCCATGCCTGGCTACATGGCCAAGACTATGTCACCCCCGACAATGTGAAAGCGATCGCCCCACCCCTCTTGCGCCACCGCCTGATTCTCGGCCCCGAAGCCCAGCTCGATGGCCTCACCACCGACGCCGTCATCACTGCGTTGCTCCAACAAGTGCCCGTTCCTCGATGA
- a CDS encoding DUF4114 domain-containing protein — protein sequence MPSLSMLSKACGAIATVAMLTTALSSTANAQVNFGRSSDGPGASLQEQLDALNAGIDTENDESGAETFQTIGKGVRSFLLFEIAGFAPFNTVGIYNSNGDMKELFTGADGNDGATRSRRIGKNELSNDGFDQFGMYLTNKRGQTFYSEVSKNSDGHDYFLAYQGSGQRLENIDGDLNPNKNGDQTRIRLKTTDYLFAWEDLPWSSSDKDYNDFVGIIRNVEVSEDVPEPASMLGLAVVAGGAIALRRRQTA from the coding sequence ATGCCATCACTATCTATGCTCTCGAAGGCTTGTGGGGCGATCGCAACAGTGGCAATGCTGACTACGGCATTGTCTTCCACAGCCAACGCTCAGGTCAATTTCGGCAGGTCTAGCGATGGACCAGGCGCGAGCTTGCAAGAGCAACTCGACGCACTAAACGCCGGCATTGATACGGAGAATGATGAGTCGGGTGCCGAAACCTTCCAAACGATTGGTAAAGGGGTGCGGTCATTTCTATTGTTTGAGATTGCTGGTTTTGCTCCCTTTAATACCGTTGGTATTTACAACAGCAACGGTGACATGAAAGAACTATTTACTGGAGCTGATGGCAACGATGGGGCGACTCGCTCTCGAAGAATTGGCAAAAATGAATTGTCCAATGATGGTTTCGACCAATTCGGTATGTATCTGACCAATAAAAGAGGGCAGACTTTCTACTCTGAAGTTTCTAAAAATAGTGACGGTCATGATTACTTTCTAGCTTATCAGGGGTCTGGGCAGCGGCTGGAAAACATTGACGGTGACTTAAATCCCAATAAAAATGGTGATCAGACTCGAATTCGCCTGAAAACTACCGACTACTTATTTGCTTGGGAAGATCTTCCCTGGTCTAGCTCAGATAAAGACTACAACGACTTTGTCGGCATCATCCGCAATGTTGAAGTGTCAGAAGATGTTCCCGAACCTGCTAGCATGCTGGGCTTGGCAGTCGTTGCTGGAGGGGCCATTGCCCTCCGTCGTCGTCAAACAGCTTAA
- a CDS encoding dynamin family protein produces the protein MSYKAESFIQDLEKVAATRQEFAGHLAAMATTLEASEQLENASGKLGLSPIIADLNTASQNLSSEVFRLLVLGDMKRGKSTFLNALMGENLLPTDVNPCTAVLTILRYGPEKRVTVHFNDDRTPETLSFDAFKQRYTIRPDQAKKLEDEGTLAFPNVDYAVVEYPLTLLEKGVEIVDSPGLNDTEARNQLTLDYVNNCHAILFVLSATQQFTLSEQRYLDNYIKDRGLTVFFLINAWDEIRNRLVDPDDEAELQETEARVRQVFRTNLEPYCQLDGEDLYADRTFEISSLPALRQRLKGEDGSLEGTGFGEFMPALTTFLTKERAIAELRQAKLLARQAYRTTHEAIERRIPLLSHDIDELRDKIWSVQPEFEQLVVIRDEFKDEIRVIGERKAGEITTSFREFLVGLDETFEADFVRYQPELKFLDFLRQQKRKEFEAALKTAFEQYLIDKITAWSKDAQRDIDQAFIELAHSAFKHGESYGHLTDQINQKLTGQRVVNRAHLSPEDNSPGWAKWAVGLYALTTGDVGAIAMAGTGLFNWRQVLMNLVGATAITVGFALLTDIFLGPLGMALAGLGLSSWTTEQARRKVLATMKQELTSLLPQVAQEQSFVVYQVVKECFETYQQDVVKRMNEDIAARKTELNDLIKQKETHEIDREGEIQRLNQLDDEVLAQSHQVADAYDQVLGIHVPEVAADLEAEPVDAVPEADEAIAHQEVLTATAV, from the coding sequence ATGAGCTACAAAGCCGAAAGCTTCATTCAAGACTTAGAAAAAGTCGCCGCTACGCGCCAGGAATTTGCGGGTCATTTAGCCGCGATGGCCACGACTTTAGAAGCCTCTGAACAGCTAGAAAACGCCTCTGGCAAACTCGGCCTGAGTCCCATCATTGCCGACCTCAATACGGCCAGCCAAAACCTGTCATCAGAAGTCTTTCGGCTGCTGGTGCTGGGGGATATGAAGCGGGGCAAAAGCACCTTCCTCAACGCCTTGATGGGGGAAAATCTGTTGCCCACCGACGTGAACCCCTGCACCGCTGTGCTCACGATTTTGCGCTACGGTCCCGAAAAGCGGGTGACGGTGCATTTCAATGACGATCGCACCCCCGAGACCCTTTCCTTTGACGCCTTTAAGCAGCGCTACACCATCCGTCCCGACCAGGCCAAAAAGCTGGAAGATGAGGGCACCCTCGCCTTCCCCAATGTGGACTACGCCGTGGTGGAATATCCTCTCACGCTGTTGGAAAAAGGCGTCGAAATTGTTGATAGCCCGGGTCTCAACGATACCGAAGCCCGCAACCAGCTCACCCTGGATTACGTTAACAATTGCCACGCCATTCTGTTCGTACTCAGCGCCACCCAGCAGTTCACCCTAAGCGAGCAGCGCTATCTCGACAACTACATTAAGGATCGGGGGCTGACCGTCTTTTTCCTGATCAACGCCTGGGACGAAATCCGCAATCGCCTGGTAGACCCCGACGACGAGGCCGAATTGCAAGAGACGGAAGCCCGCGTGCGGCAGGTGTTTCGCACGAACTTGGAGCCGTATTGCCAGCTCGATGGGGAAGATCTGTATGCCGATCGCACCTTTGAAATCTCCTCACTGCCCGCCCTGCGTCAGCGGCTGAAGGGCGAGGACGGTTCCTTAGAAGGCACGGGGTTTGGCGAATTCATGCCCGCCCTCACCACATTTTTGACTAAAGAACGGGCGATCGCGGAACTGCGCCAGGCCAAACTGCTAGCCCGCCAGGCCTATCGCACCACCCATGAAGCGATCGAGCGGCGCATTCCCCTGCTGAGCCACGACATCGACGAACTGCGAGACAAGATTTGGTCCGTGCAGCCGGAGTTTGAGCAGCTGGTGGTGATTCGCGACGAATTCAAAGACGAAATCCGCGTGATTGGGGAACGCAAGGCGGGGGAAATCACCACCTCGTTTCGGGAGTTTTTAGTGGGCCTGGATGAAACCTTTGAGGCCGATTTCGTCCGCTACCAGCCCGAACTCAAGTTTTTGGACTTCCTGCGGCAGCAAAAGCGCAAGGAATTTGAAGCCGCGCTCAAAACCGCGTTCGAGCAGTATCTCATCGACAAAATCACCGCCTGGAGCAAAGATGCCCAGCGCGACATCGATCAGGCCTTTATCGAGCTGGCCCACAGCGCCTTTAAGCATGGCGAATCTTACGGCCACCTGACGGACCAGATCAACCAGAAGCTCACCGGCCAGCGCGTGGTGAATCGGGCGCACCTCAGCCCCGAAGACAACTCTCCCGGCTGGGCCAAGTGGGCCGTGGGGCTCTATGCGCTAACCACCGGGGATGTGGGGGCGATCGCCATGGCTGGCACGGGCCTATTCAACTGGCGGCAGGTGCTCATGAATCTCGTGGGAGCCACCGCCATCACCGTGGGCTTTGCCCTGTTGACCGACATCTTCTTGGGACCGTTGGGCATGGCCCTCGCCGGACTCGGCTTGAGCAGTTGGACGACGGAACAAGCCCGCCGCAAGGTGCTCGCCACCATGAAGCAGGAACTCACCAGCCTGTTACCCCAAGTGGCTCAGGAGCAATCCTTTGTGGTGTATCAAGTGGTGAAGGAATGCTTTGAGACCTATCAGCAAGATGTGGTCAAGCGCATGAATGAAGACATCGCCGCCCGCAAGACGGAACTGAATGATCTGATAAAGCAAAAGGAAACCCACGAGATTGACCGCGAAGGCGAAATCCAGCGACTCAATCAACTGGATGATGAGGTCTTAGCGCAGTCGCACCAGGTGGCCGATGCCTATGATCAGGTGCTGGGCATTCACGTACCGGAAGTCGCCGCCGACCTGGAAGCTGAGCCGGTTGACGCGGTGCCGGAAGCCGATGAGGCGATCGCACATCAAGAGGTGCTGACTGCCACTGCGGTATAG
- a CDS encoding Uma2 family endonuclease: MSGLPMVLSLDQVELTDEQFYRLCEANPNTPLERSAAGALVIMSPVGGESGEREANLITDLALWNRQSKLGKVFSSSTLFKLPGGGDRSPDAAWIESSRWEALSPEEKAGFPPICPDFVIELRSKTDALPPLQEKMAEYLASGLRLGWLINPQGQEVEIYRPAAIAEAVPFPARLSGEEILPGFELTWPLPD; encoded by the coding sequence ATGTCTGGTCTTCCCATGGTTTTGAGTCTGGATCAGGTGGAATTGACTGATGAGCAGTTCTACCGATTGTGTGAAGCGAATCCCAACACCCCCTTAGAACGATCTGCTGCAGGAGCGTTGGTAATTATGTCGCCAGTTGGGGGAGAAAGCGGAGAACGAGAAGCTAATTTGATCACCGATTTAGCGCTCTGGAATCGACAGTCTAAATTGGGCAAAGTGTTTAGCTCGTCGACGTTGTTCAAACTGCCAGGCGGCGGCGATCGCTCGCCCGATGCGGCTTGGATAGAAAGCTCTCGGTGGGAAGCCTTATCGCCGGAAGAGAAGGCCGGATTTCCCCCGATCTGTCCTGATTTTGTGATTGAGCTGCGGTCTAAGACGGATGCTTTGCCGCCGTTGCAGGAAAAAATGGCCGAGTATTTAGCCAGTGGTCTACGGTTGGGCTGGTTGATTAATCCCCAGGGACAAGAAGTTGAGATTTACCGACCGGCAGCCATTGCTGAAGCAGTTCCCTTCCCGGCTCGCTTGTCTGGGGAAGAGATTTTGCCTGGATTTGAGCTGACTTGGCCGTTGCCGGATTAG
- the tcmP gene encoding three-Cys-motif partner protein TcmP, which yields MGRSKLHWSADGNQMPIISPHTLAKHQILSEYIEHLILTLYGKVYPRGVETFTLIDGFCGGGIYEEEAAQKKLKGSPILMIEAVRKAFRQAKKRQSLNVRYVFVDAGKEHVQCLKNHSMSYWGLENLIDGEKHLTQGEESTLTEQCEFIIGDFEKCSDYCITIASLRKGHSFFLLDPAGWDDVSVATMRKINDTPGSEILYTHMIGQLKRFVIGKYGKNKEKFERTLEGEGYYKKSNLESLDRVGEQMYLRNETARLFREKGFSHLNPHKKHLITFALIPRGKTQVLYYLIHMSRHITALEVIKERFCESNSLDYQYQYEVYGYGFRTFDITKSKGQLLLEPSLYEEEYSTLTINVDREHKDWRLFIKKFDEQIADLIYQNQDGITFMEICQKIGQFNPASRNMYEQYINFLRDNGDVEVLNSKGEILTQKTVRLRRRDVIRVSGRSYFQGSLLYSSRFFN from the coding sequence ATGGGGCGCTCTAAACTCCATTGGAGTGCTGATGGCAATCAAATGCCTATAATCAGCCCTCACACTCTAGCAAAGCATCAAATTTTGTCAGAATATATAGAACACCTTATCCTGACGCTTTACGGCAAAGTCTATCCTCGAGGAGTAGAAACTTTCACTTTAATAGACGGTTTTTGTGGCGGCGGCATCTATGAAGAAGAGGCTGCACAAAAAAAGTTGAAAGGTTCACCGATTCTCATGATCGAAGCCGTTCGGAAAGCATTCAGGCAAGCGAAAAAGCGGCAATCCCTTAATGTCAGATATGTTTTTGTGGATGCCGGAAAAGAGCATGTTCAATGCCTGAAAAATCATTCTATGTCCTATTGGGGATTAGAGAATTTAATAGATGGAGAAAAACACCTGACCCAAGGAGAGGAATCCACCTTAACTGAACAGTGTGAATTCATAATAGGCGATTTTGAGAAATGTAGTGATTACTGTATAACCATTGCAAGTTTACGAAAGGGGCATTCTTTTTTCTTGCTAGATCCAGCAGGTTGGGACGACGTTTCAGTAGCAACGATGAGGAAGATAAATGATACCCCGGGCTCTGAAATCTTATACACCCACATGATTGGTCAACTTAAGAGATTTGTTATCGGCAAGTATGGTAAAAACAAAGAAAAATTCGAAAGAACACTTGAGGGAGAAGGCTACTATAAAAAATCAAATTTGGAGAGCCTAGATCGAGTTGGAGAGCAGATGTATCTCCGCAACGAAACAGCAAGATTGTTTCGTGAAAAAGGTTTTTCACATTTAAATCCACACAAGAAGCACTTAATAACTTTTGCTTTGATTCCTAGAGGCAAAACTCAAGTTTTATATTATTTGATCCATATGTCTAGGCATATAACAGCCCTTGAAGTTATCAAGGAAAGGTTTTGTGAGTCTAACAGCTTAGACTATCAATACCAGTATGAAGTTTATGGTTATGGGTTCCGCACTTTTGACATCACTAAAAGCAAAGGTCAGCTTCTATTAGAACCAAGTCTGTATGAGGAAGAATACAGTACGCTTACAATAAATGTTGATCGTGAACATAAAGATTGGCGGCTTTTCATAAAGAAATTTGACGAGCAAATCGCAGACTTGATTTATCAAAATCAAGATGGGATAACCTTTATGGAAATTTGCCAAAAAATTGGACAATTTAATCCTGCCAGTAGAAATATGTATGAGCAGTACATAAATTTTCTTAGGGATAATGGGGATGTAGAAGTGCTGAATTCTAAAGGAGAGATCCTTACTCAGAAAACTGTTCGACTTCGTAGGCGAGATGTAATTAGGGTCTCAGGCAGGTCTTATTTTCAAGGATCTCTGCTCTATAGTAGTCGTTTCTTTAATTGA
- a CDS encoding SPL family radical SAM protein, translating to MANITGREEIVNPLQKSSLNKKGLCDYVINVASGCLHGCTFCYVPSTPAIRTKQMQLKSKGVNDPQIEWGKYLFIRDEIPKKLDNILSRKKKWVSTLAGKGVVLLCSGTDPYQNQTTAKITREVIQILLKYDKRVRILTRSPLWLKDLDLLVHPNVTVGMSIPAINDELMKRIEPFAPPTSLRYQALLEGAAAGCRLYAAIAPTPPQMGFEDFLTHLGLLMQIKPEVLFWEPINARGTNGKRMLLAGLEFANSIMNKTSWAENFLRQWEQIEHASQVLGCMDLLHIWADRELEGVVDKDILNYWWYKPTVENWETEVFQYSDESRPILKRSS from the coding sequence ATGGCTAATATAACTGGCCGCGAAGAAATTGTTAACCCACTTCAAAAAAGCTCCCTTAATAAGAAAGGTCTTTGTGACTATGTCATAAATGTTGCTTCAGGTTGTCTGCATGGTTGCACGTTCTGCTATGTTCCTTCAACTCCAGCAATTAGAACAAAACAAATGCAGCTTAAAAGTAAAGGAGTAAATGATCCTCAAATAGAGTGGGGAAAATATTTATTTATAAGGGATGAGATACCGAAAAAGCTTGACAACATATTAAGTCGAAAAAAGAAATGGGTGTCAACTTTAGCTGGAAAAGGAGTTGTACTTTTGTGCTCTGGGACTGATCCCTACCAGAATCAAACAACAGCAAAAATCACTCGTGAAGTAATACAAATATTACTCAAATATGACAAGCGCGTTAGGATTTTAACCCGAAGTCCATTGTGGTTAAAAGATTTAGATCTATTAGTTCATCCGAATGTAACAGTGGGTATGAGCATTCCTGCTATTAATGATGAATTAATGAAACGTATAGAACCATTCGCTCCACCTACTTCCTTGCGTTACCAAGCGCTGTTAGAAGGGGCAGCGGCAGGTTGTCGCCTATACGCTGCTATTGCACCTACTCCGCCACAAATGGGCTTTGAGGATTTCTTGACACACCTTGGTTTGTTGATGCAAATCAAGCCAGAGGTTTTGTTCTGGGAGCCGATTAATGCAAGAGGCACGAATGGTAAAAGGATGCTTTTAGCAGGTTTAGAATTTGCCAATTCAATAATGAATAAGACTTCTTGGGCAGAAAACTTTCTCAGACAGTGGGAACAGATAGAACATGCCAGTCAAGTATTAGGTTGTATGGATCTCCTACATATTTGGGCAGATCGCGAACTGGAAGGTGTTGTAGACAAAGATATCTTGAATTATTGGTGGTATAAACCTACTGTAGAGAATTGGGAAACGGAAGTCTTTCAATATTCTGACGAATCTCGTCCAATTCTGAAGAGAAGTAGTTAG
- a CDS encoding Uma2 family endonuclease encodes MPAPLLVVEVVSPGKVNEDRDYRYKRSEYATRGIGEYWIIDPSRDW; translated from the coding sequence ATGCCTGCGCCGCTGTTGGTGGTGGAGGTGGTGTCGCCGGGAAAGGTGAATGAGGATCGCGATTATCGCTATAAGCGATCGGAGTATGCGACACGGGGCATTGGGGAGTATTGGATTATTGACCCCAGCCGCGACTGGTGA
- a CDS encoding DUF433 domain-containing protein encodes MTREELLSRISINPNICFGKPCIRGHRIWASLILDFLASGTAIAEILADYPELEEADIYACLAYGAEMSRERYLDIPLEASA; translated from the coding sequence ATGACCCGCGAAGAACTCCTATCTCGCATTTCCATTAACCCCAACATTTGCTTTGGCAAGCCCTGCATCCGGGGACATCGGATTTGGGCATCGCTGATTTTAGACTTTCTCGCTAGCGGCACCGCAATCGCCGAAATCTTAGCCGACTATCCCGAACTCGAAGAAGCGGATATCTACGCCTGCCTCGCCTATGGCGCAGAAATGAGCCGCGAGCGATACCTGGATATTCCGCTAGAGGCTAGCGCGTGA
- a CDS encoding DUF5615 family PIN-like protein, with protein sequence MRLKLDENIGQRGVTLLKQAGHDVATVVEQGLASTPDDNLIEVCRQEQRCLVSLDLDFRCLLRFKPADYCGIAILRLPPRPEPQDLLDTLKTLIGGLEREKITGKLWTVQKGRIRIYQEE encoded by the coding sequence GTGAGGCTCAAGCTAGATGAAAACATTGGCCAACGAGGAGTGACCCTGCTCAAGCAAGCCGGACACGACGTAGCAACAGTCGTCGAACAAGGATTAGCGTCTACCCCTGACGACAACTTGATTGAAGTTTGTCGGCAAGAGCAGCGTTGTCTGGTATCGCTCGACCTTGATTTTAGGTGTCTCCTGCGGTTCAAGCCTGCCGATTACTGCGGCATTGCCATTCTCCGGTTGCCCCCGCGTCCCGAGCCTCAAGATTTACTGGATACCTTGAAAACGTTGATAGGTGGCCTAGAGCGCGAGAAAATCACGGGCAAACTGTGGACAGTCCAGAAAGGCAGAATTCGCATTTATCAAGAAGAGTAG